The Intrasporangium calvum DSM 43043 sequence ACGGCCAGGCGGTGGAGCCCCGGCTTCGCGTCCCACGGCAGGTACCACTGTCGCCAGCAGTCCACCCCGATGTCCGGGCCGAGTCGAGCGGGCTGCCACAGGCCGTCGTCGATGCGCACCTCGACCGCGGCGACGCCCCGGTGCTGGGCCCAGGCGACCCCGCCGATCGCGACCCGGCCGCTCGGGACCGTCGACAGCGGTGCCGGGGTGTCGATCCGGGCGCTCGTCTTCACCGGCGCCTCCGTGGCCCACTGCCGTCGGGTCCAGTACGCCTGCTCGGCGGCATAGGTCGTCACCGTGAGCCGGCGCAACCACTTGGTCGCCCCCACGAACCCGTAGAGGCCAGGGGTGACCAGCCGCGCGGGGAAGCCGTGCTCGTCCGGGAGCGGCGCGCCGTTGAGGCCGATGGCGACGAGGGCGTGCCGCCCGTCGGTGAGCGCGCGGAGCGGCGTGCTGATCGTGAAGCCGTCGACCGCCGTGCTCAGGACCTGCTCGGCCGGGCCGGAGACGCCCGCGGCCTCGAGCAGGTCCGAGACGAGCACACCGAGCCACCTGCCGGACGACACATAGCCCCCGCCGACCTCGTTGGAGACGCACGTCAGGGTGATGTCGCGCTCGACGAGGCGCATCCGGGTCAGGTCGGCGTACGTCAACCGCAACGGCCGCTCGACCATCCCGTCGATGTCGAGGGACCACGAGTCGTGGTCGATGCGTGGGACGGTGAGATTGACGTCGACCCGGTAGAACCGATCGGTCGGGGTCTGCAGCGGCGAGATCCCCCGCACCGACGCGTCGAGGCCGGTCGGCAGTGGTGCGGCGGGCACCAGGGGCCGGGGCAGCACCAGGTCGCGCGCCGCCCGCGCCGTCGCCCGGACCTGGCCGCCGACGCCGGCCAGGACCGAGCCGACGGCCACCCCGACCGAAGCGCCCACCACGGCGCGGCGCGACACCCCTCGCCCTGCCGCCGGCCCGGGGCGCGTCCCGGCGGGGACCGTGCGGCGGGACAGCTCCGTCAGCCCCACGAGGACCCCGACGCCGACGACGAGGGCGGCCAGCGCGGGTACGGCGTCGCGCGCCGTCGCCGTCGGGCGCGCCAGGGCAGCGAGGCCGCCCACCATGACGAGGGCGCTCAGGAGCGCCCCGGCCACCCACAGCCGGCGCCGGGCCAGGATGCCGATGAGTCCCGCCACCGCGAGGGTGATGGCGAGGACCGACCCGATGAGGACCGGCTTGTCGGCCGTGCCCAGGGTCGCGACGGCCAGCTCCTTGAGCGGGGTCGGCGCCGCGTCGATGACGGCGGTCCCCACCGCGACGAGCGGGGAGGCGGCCGGCTCGTCCACCGACGCGGAGAGGTGGCCGGCTGCGAGTCCGGCCGAGGCGGCGAGGACGCCGATGCCGGCGTGGTTGGTTCGTCCCATGCGGCACGGTTCGGAGCCACCCCGTCGGCCGGATGGTTTCGGTGGCCCAGCTGAGTCTCAGTCGCCGCGGAGCAGCCGTCGGAGGGCCCAGCCGTATGCCGCTCGGCTCGCTCCCACGGTCAGCCATCCGAGCGCTCGGGGGACCCCCCGGACGTCGATGTCCTGGGTCCAGGAGACCGCCGACCCGCCCGGTGTGGCCTGCACGTGGAGGTCGATCGAGCCGCGAACCACCTTGCCCTCCTTGCGGATCCGGGCCGACCCGGGCTCAGCGGCCCGGGGCGGAGTGATCGACTCGACGACCATCGCATCGTCGAAGCCCACCGGCCCCATTCCCGTCCTCGCGACGAAGCGCGATCCGGCTGTGAGGTCGGCCGCGGCGGACCTCCCGGTGGTGACGCGGGTCAGTGGGATCACCCGGTCGTGGGCGCGGAGGTCGAGGACCCGTCGCCACGCCTCGTCGGGCGGCACGGCCGAGGAGACCCAGACCCGGAACGTCGCCATGAGCGGACCCTACGGGAGCGAAGCCCGGTCTGCGGTTGACCGCCAACCTACGGAAGCGTAGGTTACCAGTTGGTAACCCAGTCCGCTCGGGCACCGACGACACGGGAAGGACCTGGATGAGCACCCGCACGACCACACTGCACGGCCACCGGCTGGCCTACGTCGACCGGGGAGCCGGGCCGGCAGTCCTCTTCATCCACGGGCTCCTCGGCACCAACGCGAACTGGTCCCACCTCGTGACGCGCCTCGAGACCACCCACCGCGTCGTCGTCCCCGACCTGTTCGGCCACGGGGCCTCCGACAAGCCGAGAGGGGACTACTCGCTCGGTGCGCACGCCGCGACGCTGCGCGACCTGCTCGACCGGCTCGACATCGACCGGGTCACCCTGGTCGGGCACTCCCTCGGAGGCGGCATCGCCCTCCAGCTCTGCTACCTCTTCCCGGAGCGCGTCGACCGCCTCGTCCTCGTCTCCAGCGGCGGACTGGGCCGCTCCGTCAGCCCGATCCTCCGTGCTGCCACGCTCCCGGGCGCCGAGGTCGTCATCCCCGTCATCGCCTCCGGCTGGGTGCGCACCCGGCTCGAAGGGCTCGGGTCGGCCCTGGGCCGCCTCGGTCTGCGGCCGCCGGCCGACGTGCGCGAGGCCTGGCACGGCTTCACCTCCCTCAGCGACGCCGACAGCCGCCGTGCCTTCCTCGCCACGACCCGGGCCGTCATCGACCCGGGCGGCCAGACCGTCACGGCCCATGACCACCTCCCGATGGACGAGGACATCCCCACCCTCGTCGTCTGGGGCACCCACGACCGGATGATCCCGGCCTGGCACGCCACGACCGCCCACCAGGCCATCCCCAGCAGCCGGGTCGAGCTCTTCCACGGTGCGGGGCACTTCCCCCACCTCGAGGAGCCCGACCGGTTCGCCGCGCTGCTGCGGGACTTCATCTCCCGCTGAGGAGGCCGAAGCGGCAGGTCACGGGCCTGCGCGAGCCGGCTCAGCGGCATACGGCATCGGTGGTGTCTCCCAGCGGTGTCCCCCAGCGATGTCCCCCAGCGATGTCCCCCAGCGGTGTCCCCCAGCGATGTCCCCCAGCGATGTCCACAGAGATGTCGAAACCGACGTG is a genomic window containing:
- a CDS encoding molybdopterin-dependent oxidoreductase, coding for MGRTNHAGIGVLAASAGLAAGHLSASVDEPAASPLVAVGTAVIDAAPTPLKELAVATLGTADKPVLIGSVLAITLAVAGLIGILARRRLWVAGALLSALVMVGGLAALARPTATARDAVPALAALVVGVGVLVGLTELSRRTVPAGTRPGPAAGRGVSRRAVVGASVGVAVGSVLAGVGGQVRATARAARDLVLPRPLVPAAPLPTGLDASVRGISPLQTPTDRFYRVDVNLTVPRIDHDSWSLDIDGMVERPLRLTYADLTRMRLVERDITLTCVSNEVGGGYVSSGRWLGVLVSDLLEAAGVSGPAEQVLSTAVDGFTISTPLRALTDGRHALVAIGLNGAPLPDEHGFPARLVTPGLYGFVGATKWLRRLTVTTYAAEQAYWTRRQWATEAPVKTSARIDTPAPLSTVPSGRVAIGGVAWAQHRGVAAVEVRIDDGLWQPARLGPDIGVDCWRQWYLPWDAKPGLHRLAVRATDRTGDVQTADRAAPFPDGSSGIQEVVVTVS
- a CDS encoding alpha/beta fold hydrolase, with translation MSTRTTTLHGHRLAYVDRGAGPAVLFIHGLLGTNANWSHLVTRLETTHRVVVPDLFGHGASDKPRGDYSLGAHAATLRDLLDRLDIDRVTLVGHSLGGGIALQLCYLFPERVDRLVLVSSGGLGRSVSPILRAATLPGAEVVIPVIASGWVRTRLEGLGSALGRLGLRPPADVREAWHGFTSLSDADSRRAFLATTRAVIDPGGQTVTAHDHLPMDEDIPTLVVWGTHDRMIPAWHATTAHQAIPSSRVELFHGAGHFPHLEEPDRFAALLRDFISR
- a CDS encoding SRPBCC family protein; its protein translation is MATFRVWVSSAVPPDEAWRRVLDLRAHDRVIPLTRVTTGRSAAADLTAGSRFVARTGMGPVGFDDAMVVESITPPRAAEPGSARIRKEGKVVRGSIDLHVQATPGGSAVSWTQDIDVRGVPRALGWLTVGASRAAYGWALRRLLRGD